The stretch of DNA CCGACCTGCCCGGCGCAATTTTCGCGCGGGCGGCGGCGCCGGAGGCGTCCGGGCGTCGCCGGGCGACGTAGCTGGGCCGGAGCGCCTTCCGTGGCGGCGGATTCGGCACTTGAGACAGGTGACTTATTAGGATAATACAGCGGGTGTTTTCCAGGACCGCCGCTGCGGAAGGTTGAGCTGATGAACTACGAAACGAACGTCCTGTCGCAGGATGTGGGCCAGCAGTTGATTGATACGGGCGCGCGGCGCCGGCGCGCGCTGATCGTCGGGATCGCCGTCGTGCTGGTCGCGGTCATCGGTGCCTATCTGCTGTTCGGGCGCGGCGGCGACACGGCCTCCGCCCCGGCCAAGGGCGGCAAGGCGGAGGCGCCGCACGTCTCGGTGATCGTGCCGGCGCGCCAGCCGGTGGCGCGCACCGTCTCGGCCACCGGTCAGCTGGCGGCGCGGCGCGAAATGCCGGTCGGCGTGGTGGGCGAAGGCGGCATGGTGCAGCGCGTTCTGGTCGAACCGGGCGACTGGGTGGCCGCAGGGGCGGTGCTCGCGGTGATCGAGCGCGCCGTGCAGGCGCAGCAGAACGAATCGCTCGCCGCGCAGGTCGGCGTGGCCGAGGCCGATGCCCGGCTGGCCGATAACGAACTGGAACGCGCCCGCCAGCTGGTCGCGCGCGGGTTCATTTCGCAGGCCGATGTCGACCGCCGCACCGCGACGCGCGATGCGGCGCTGGCCCGCGTGCGCGTGGCGCGCGCCCAGCTGGCCGAAGCGCGGGCGCGCACCGGGCGGCTGGACATTCGTGCGCCGGCAGCCGGGCTGGTGCTGACCCGCGCGGTCGAGCCGGGCCAGGTGGTCGGCGCGGGCAGCGGCGTGCTGTTCCGCATCGCCGCGGGCGGCCAGATGGAGCTGCGCGCGCAGCTGGCCGAATCCGATCTGGCGGGGCTGCGCCCCGGCGTCCGCGCGACGGTGACGCCGGTCGGATCGACCCGGTCGTTCACCGGCGAGGTGTGGCAGGTGTCGCCGATCATCGATCCCAACACCCGTCAGGGCACGGCGCGCATCGCGCTCGCCTATGATCCGGCGCTGCGTCCGGGCGGCTTTGCGCAGACCGATGTCCTCACCGGCAATATCGAGGCGCCGGTGCTGCCCGAATCGGCGGTGCTGAGCGACAATAGCGGCAACTTCGTCTATATCGTCGACGGGGCGAACAAGGTGGCCCGCCGCGCCGTGCGCACCGGCCAGGTCGGCGACAATGGCATCGCGATCATCGACGGCCTGAACGGGACCGAACGGGTCGTGCTGTCGGCGGGCGCGTTCATCAATCCGGGCGAGACGGTGGTGCCCGAGCGCGTCAACCCGGCGCGGCGCTGAGCATAGCTGAGGGAATAAGCGCGATGAGCTTTCGCAACATCTCGGCCTGGTCGATCCGCAACCCGGTGCCGCCCATCGTCCTTTTCGTCGCGCTGACGCTGGCCGGGCTGGTCGCCTTCTGGCGGATGGACGTCAACGAGAATCCGGACATCAGCTTCCCGGCCGTGCAGGTCGTGGTCGCCCAGCCCGGTGCCGCGCCGACAGAGCTGGAAACCCAGGTCACCCAGCGCGTCGAGGCGGCGGTGCGCGGCATTTCGGGCGTCGATGAAATCTCGTCCTATGTCAGCGAAGGCAACAGCCGCACGATGGTGCAGTTCGCGATCGGCACCCCCGTCGACCGCGCGTTCAACGACGTGAACCAGGCGGTCTCGAACATCCGCGGCGATCTGCCCGAAGGCATTCTGGAACCGCAGGTCGCACGCATCGACATCGCGGGCGGCCCGGTGACCTATTATTCGGCCGAAGCGGTCGACATGACGCTCGAAGAGCTGTCCTGGTATGTCGACAACACGGTTGCCAAGCAGCTGCTGGGCATTGGCGGCATGGCTCAGGTGCGCCGTTCGGGCGGGGTGAACCGCGAGATCCGCGTGATCCTCGATCCCGCCCGCATGCAGGCCCAGGGGCTGACCGCCGCGCAGGTCAATCTGCAGCTGCGCCAGATCAACCTCAACGCCGCGGGCGGGCGCGCCCAGATCGCCGGATCCGAACAGGCGGTGCGCGTGCTCGGCAATGCGGCGACCGCCTATCAGCTCGGCCAGACCGAAATCTCGGTCGGTGGAGGCCGGCGCGTGCGCCTGGCCGACATCGCCACCGTGCGCGACAGCTATGCCGAACAGCGCAGCCTTGCGAAGATGAACGGGCGGCAGGTGCTCAGCTTCTCGATCGCCAAGGCCAAGGGTGCGTCCGACGTGACCATCCATGACGAAGCCGAAAAGGTGCTGCGCGAGCTGGAAAAGGCCAACCCCAAGGTCAGGTTCAGCATCCTGTTCACGCGCACCGACTATGTGAAGGAACAGTATAAATCGTCGATCTGGTCGATGGTCGAGGGCGCGGTGCTCGCCGTCGTCGTCGTGTTCCTGTTCCTGCGCGATTTCCGGGCGACCATCATCTCGGCGCTCGCCATCCCGCTGTCGGCGATCCCGGCCTTCTGGTTCATGGACCTGATGGGCTTCACGCTCAACAATCTCAGCCTGTTGGCGCTGAGCCTGGTGTCGGGCGTGCTCGTCGACGACGCGATCGTGGAGATCGAGAACATCGTCCGGCACATGCGGATGGGTAAAAGCGCCTATCAGGCATCGATCGACGCCGCCGACGAGATCGGCCTCGCCGTGCTCGCCACCACCATGGCGATCGTCGCGGTGTTCCTGCCCGTCGCGCTGATGCCGGGGATTTCGGGCCAGTTCTTCATCCAGTTCGGCATGACCGTCGTCGTCGCGGTGCTGATGTCGCTGGGCGTCGCGCGCATGATCACGCCGATGATCGCCGCCTATTTCCTGAAGGCGCATGGCGAGGTCGAACATGGCGGCGGCTGGCTGATGGACCGTTACATGGCGATCCTGCGCTGGTCGCTTGGCCATCGCTGGTGGACGGTCGGCCTCGCGGTCGCGTCCTTTGCCGCGACCATCGTCGCTTTCGCGACGCTGCCGATGCAGTTCCAGCCGACCGTCGACAGCGATTTCAGCCAGGTGAAGATCGAGCTGCCCCCCGGCTCGACGCTTGCGCAGACCGAGCGGGTGACCGACCGGGCAGCCGATCTGCTCAGCCGCCAGCCCGAGGTCGCCGCGGCCTTTGCCGATGTGAATGTCGGCAATGGCGACATCTTCATCACCCTCAAGAAAGGCCGGGAACGGTCGAGCGTCGAGTTCGAACGCGCGCTCCAGCCGCAGCTGGCGGCGATCGCCGATGCGCGGGTCAGCTTCCAGTCCCAGTCGGGCGGGTTTTCGGGCCGCGACATCACGATCGTAATCGGCGGCGACGATCCGGTCGCGCTCAACGCCCAGGCGCTCAAGATCGTGCGCGAAATGGGCCAGCTGTCCGAAGTGCGCGCCGCGCGCATCGAGGGCGACATGAGCCGGCCGGAAATCCTGATCAAGCCGCGGCTCGATCTGGCTGCCGATCTGGGCGTGACGACAAGCGCGCTCAGCCAGGCGATCCGCATCGCGACGCTGGGCGACATCGACCAGAATGTCGCCAAATTCTCGCTGTCCGACCGGCAGATCCCGATCCGGGTGATGCTGCCCGAACAGGCGCGGACCAACCTGTCGACGATCGAGAACCTGCCGGTGCCGACGGCGACCGGCGGTTCGGTGCCGCTGAAGGCGGTGGCGGAAATCAGCTTCGGCGCGGGGCCAACCGAGATCCGCCGCTACAACCAGATCCGCCGCGTGGTCATCGGCGCCGATCTCGCGCCCGGCGTGATCAACAGCCAGGCGATGGACAAGATCAACAAGCTGCCCAGCTATGCCAACCTGCCCCAGGGCATCCGGCGGGTGACGCAGGGCGACGCCAAATGGCAGGCCGAGCTGGTCCAGAACTTTGTCATCGCCGTTATCTCGGGCGTGCTACTGGTGTTCGCGGTGCTGGTGCTGCTCTACCGCCGGGTGATGCCGCCCTTCGTCAACATGGGCTCGCTGCTGCTCGCCCCGCTGGGCGCGGCGATCGCGCTCCACATCGCCGGCCAGCCGGTGTCGATGCCGGTGTTCATCGGCCTGCTGATGCTGCTCGGCATCGTTGCCAAGAACTCGATCCTGCTCGTCGATTTCGCGCTGGAGGAAATCGGCAAGGGCGTGCCGAAGGACGAGGCGATCCTCGATGCCGGGCACAAGCGCGCCCAGCCGATCGTGATGACCACGGTGGCGATGGTCGCCGGCATGATCCCGACCGCGCTGTCGCTGACCGGCGATGGTGCGTGGCGCGCGCCGATGGGCGTGACGGTGATCGGCGGGCTGATCCTGTCGACGCTGCTGACCCTGATCATCGTGCCGGCGGGTTTCAGCCTGGCCGACGATCTGGAACGGCGGCTGGGCCGGCTGCTGTCGCGGCTGCTCACCTTCCGGCCCGGCGATGATGGCCGGCGCGCGGCGCAGCCGGCGGAATAAGGGGTTGAACCCGAACGGGGGTCGCGCTTTGTCTCGGTCATGAGCGTGCCCCCTCCCTGCCGCCGCCCCCGGTCCCGTCTCTCCCCCCGCGCCTGCTGGCCGGCCCGCGCGACGGCGCGGCGGACGGCGTGGCGGGCCTCAGGCGGATGCGGCTGGTGGCGACCGGGCTGCTGATCCTGATGGCGGCGATCTTCATCGGCGCACGGCTGCTTGAGCCCGCCGATCCGGCCCTTGCCCCGGCGCTCGGGTTCGTGCGCGCCTTTGCCGAAGCGGCGATGGTCGGCGGGCTGGCCGACTGGTTCGCGGTCACCGCGCTGTTCCGGCATCCGCTCGGCCTGCCGATCCCGCACACGGCGATCATTCCGCGCAACAAGGACCGGATCGGCGACACGCTCGCCCGGTTCCTGCGCACCCATTTCCTGATCCCGGCGGTGGTCGCCCGGCGGATGCGGCGGGTCGACGTGGCCGGCGCGGCCGTCCGCTTCCTGACCCTGCCGACACTGGGCGATGGCCGGGTGCGCGACGGCGCGACGCGGCTGGCCGCCGATCTGCTGGAGGCGCTCGATCCCGCAAGCCTGGGCGGCATGGCGCGCGAGGCCATCGACACGCGGCTGCGCCGGCTGGATGCGGCCCCGCTGCTCGGCCAGGCGCTCGGCGCGGCGCTGGCCAAGGACCGGCACCTGCCGCTGATCGACGGGCTGCTGCGCTGGACCAGCCGGGCGCTGGAGGCGAACGAGCATGTCATCCGCCAGATGGTGCATGAGCGCGCCGGATCGATCCTGCGCTGGACCGGGCTGGACGAGACGCTGGCCGACAAGCTGATCGACGGGCTGTTGCGGCTGATCGACGACGTCGCCGCCGATCCCGGCCATCCGCTGCGCATGCGGATCGACCAGGGGCTGGCCGACCTTGCCCATGATCTGGAACATGATCCGGCGATGGGACGACGGGTCGCCCGGCTGCGTGACGAGCTGCTCGACAATCCGGCGATGCGCGCCTGGATCGACGGGCTGTGGGAACAGGCGCGGGCCGCATTGCTGCGCGCCGCGCGTGACCCGGGCGCGGCCGCGTCGGGCCGGCTGGGCGCGGTGCTCAGCCAGCTGGGGACTGCGCTGACCGCCGATCCGCGGTTGCAGCGCGCGCTCAACCGCTTTGCGCGGCGCACCGCGACCGGCTTTGCGGCCCGCTATGGCGATCCGCTGGTCAGGCTGGTCAGCGACACGATCCGCAGCTGGGACAGCCAGACCGTGACCCGGCGGGTCGAAGATGCCGTCGGCCGCGACCTGCAATATATCCGCATCAACGGCACGCTGGTGGGCGGGCTGGTCGGCCTTGCCCTGCACGGCCTGTCAGTCTGGCTCTGACGGCCAGGCGCGGATCAGCCCTCGCTGTCGCGCTCGATGTCCGCGCCGACCGCGCTCAGCTTTTCCTCCAGCCGTTCATAGCCGCGGTCGAGGTGATAGACGCGCCGCACCTGCGTCTCGCCTTTGGCCGCCAGCCCGGCGATGATCAGGCTCATCGACGCGCGCAGATCGGTCGCCATCACCGGCGCCCCGGTCAGCCCGGCCACGCCATGGACCACCGCAGAGCGGCCGCGCACCTGAATGTCGGCGCCCATGCGCGACAGCTCGGGCACGTGCATATAGCGGTTTTCAAAAATCGTCTCGGTCAGCACGCTCGACCCTTCGGCGAGGGTCAGCATGGCCATGAACTGGGCCTGCATGTCGGTGGCAAAGCCCGGATAGGGCGCGGTCGACACCGACAGCGCCTTGAGCCGCCCCGATGCGGTGATCCTGAGACCATCGGCCAGTTCCTCGACCTCGACCCCCGCCTCGCTCAGCCCGGCAATGGTGGCGCGCATTTCGCTCGCGCGCGCGCCGACCAGATCGAGCTTGCCGCCGGTGATGGCGACGGCACAGGCATAGCTGCCCGCTTCGATCCGGTCGGGCATGACGGCATAGGTCGCGCCGTGCAGCGCGCGCACCCCGTCGATGGTCAGCGTTTCGGTGCCCACGCCGTCGATCCGCGCGCCCATCGCGATCAGGCAGCGGCAGAGATCGACAATCTCCGGCTCGCGCGCGGCATTGTTGAGCACCGTGCGGCCGGAGGCGGTGACGGCGGCCATCAGCGCATTTTCGGTCGCGCCGACCGACACGATCGGAAAATCGACAATGCCGCCGGGCAGCCGCCCGCCAGGGGCGGAGGCGCGGACATAGCCGCTTGCCAGTTCGATCTTCGCGCCCATCGCCTCGAGCGCTTTCAGATGCAGGTCGATCGGCCGGTTGCCGATCGCGCAGCCGCCGGGCAGCGAGACGGTCGCTTCCCCGGCGCGGGCGAGAATCGGGCCGAGCACCAGGATCGAGGCGCGCATCTTGCGGACGATGTCATAGGGGCCATCGTCGCGGTCAGGCTGGTCGCGCGCATCGTCATCACGCGGCCGAAATCCTCCGGCCTTGTGCCTTCGGTGGTCGTCGACACGCCCAGCTGGTTGAGCAGATGGCCGAAACTGTCGACATCGGCGAGCCGCGGCAGGTTGCGGAGCGTCAGCGGCTCATCGGTCAGCAGCGCGCAGGGCAGCAGGGTGAGCGCCGAGTTCTTCGCGCCCGAGATCGGCAGGCGGCCCTCAAGCGGGCGGCCGCCACGAATGACGATACGGTCCATGTCGGGTGCTTAACGCGTGCAGGGGCGCGCGCAAGTGGCGGCCGGTGGCAGCGTCACGCTTTCTCGAGCGTGCACTGCAGCGGGTGCTGGTGCTGGCGCGCAAAGTCCATGACCTGCGACACCTTGCTCTCGGCCACCTCATAGGAAAAAATGCCGCAGACGCCGACGCCCTTCTGGTGGACGTGCAGCATCACCCGCGTCGCATCCTCGATGCCCATGCGGAAAAACCGCTGCAGCACAAGGACGACGAACTCCATCGGCGTATAATCGTCGTTGAGCATCAGCACCTTGTAGAGCGACGGCTTTTTGGGCTTCGCGCGGGTGCGCGTCGCCACGCCGACGCCGGTGCCAGGGCCGGTTCCGGCATCATCCTCGTCGCCCGCCATAAGCGGCGCTTCAGGGCAAATGTCGCGCGGGTGCTGAATCATGGCCGGATCAGAATATGGCATCGCCCCGCCCGGCTGCAAGGGCCGGGCAAAAACGGGAACGGGCCGCTCCCCGGGCTTTGCCGGGGAACGGCCCGTCTGGAACAGGGTCCGGCGCGATCAGGCGACGGTCTTGATCTTCTCCGCCGCCACCGCGACGCGGTTCGACAGCGGCTGCATGACGTCACCGGCCAGCTTCAGCACGGTTTCGCTGGTCTTGGCGGCATCGGCGATCATGTCATCAAAGCTCTTGCGCATGAAATCGCTCTGCATCTGGAACAGCTCGGTCGGGGTCTTGGCCGAAGCGAAGCCCTTGAACGCCGCGGTCGCCTGTTCAAAGCCCTTGCGCGCGGTTTCGGCAGCGTGCTGGCCAAGCGTTTCGGCAGCCTTGGCGGCGACGCGCGAGCTTTCGACCACGGCTTCGATATTGCCCTTGTTCAGATCGCCCAGCTCTTCGAGCATCTTGGCCGAACGCTCCATCGCCGCCTTGGCGCGGTCGTTCATTTCGGCGAACATCGCCTGGGCGCGAGCCTGGGCGTCGGCGGCAAAGCCGGTGGCGGTTTCGGCGGCGGTGTGGACGGTGTCGGTCATCTTCGGTCCTTCGGTCGGCGCCGGGGCAACGCCCGCAGCGGGGAGGGTTTGATCGGTCGGGGCAGCGGCAGCAGGCACGGCCGGAGCCGGAACAGGATCGGCCACAGCCGTGACGGGTGCAGCCGGTTCGGCCTTGATCACCTGAGCCTTGACAGGTTCGGCCTTGACAGGTTCGGCCTTAGCAGGCGCGGTCTTGGCAGAGGCCGCCTTGACCGGCGCTGCCGGGATTGGCTGAGCCGGTGCAGCCGGCTTGGGGGCGGCAACCTTGGCGACCGGCTTTTCGGCAACCGCCGCCGTCGGAGCGGCCTTGGCCGCCTTGGGCGTGCCGGCCTTGCTGCCGGGCTTGTTGGTCCGTGCGCTCATCGCAGTCTGTCCCGAACGATGCCGGGCCGGACAACCCGGACCGGAGCGTTTTGCTGCATTGCACAATAATGCTTGCGCGGCTCCGGTTCAAGCTGTTTTTTGTGCATTGCACAAGAAACGGTCAGCGCTGGCGGACATAGTCTCCCGGCGCATCGGCAAGCGCCGGCAATGCGCCCTTGCCGGGGATGCGCGCGCGCTTGGCGCTCACCTTGTCGCGCGACCGGTCCTCGATCCAGCCGATCCAGTCCGGCCACCAGCTGCCCGGCGTCTCGGTCGCGCCGGCCACGAACTCGGCCAGCGATCCGGCCTTGTTCGCATTGGTCCAATATTGATATTTGCCGGCGGACGGCGGGTTCACCACCCCGGCGATATGGCCCGACCCGGCAAGCACGAAGCGCAGCGGCCCTGCGAAATGATCGGTGATCTTCCACACCGATTCGGGCGGGGCGATATGGTCCTCGCGCCCCGCCTGCACATAGGCCGGGGTCTGCACCTGCCGCAGATCGACCGGCTGGCCGAGCACGGTCAGCGCCTTGGGCACCACCAGCTTGTTGTCGCGGTACAGGTCGGCCAGATAGGCGCGGTGCCACGCCGCCGGCAGGTTGGTGGTGTCGCCGTTCCAGTGCAGCAGATCGAACTGGGGATAATCCTCGCCCAGCAGATAGTTGTTGACGACATAGTTCCAGATCAGGTCGCGGCCGCGCAGCAGGTTGAAGGTCGCGGCCATGTAGCGGCCGTCGAAATAGCCCTCGGGGGCCAGCCCCTCGAGCATCTTCAGCTGGTCATCATCGACGAACAGCTTCAGGTCCCCGGCGCGGCTGAAATCGACCTGGGCGGTGAAGAAGGTCGCCGAGGCCACCTTGTCGGCCTCGCCGCGCGCGGCAAGCACCGCCAGCGTCGCGGCAAGCGTGGTGCCGGCGACGCAATAGCCGATCGTGTGCACGCCGCGCACGCCCAGCAGGTCGCGGATCGTGTCGACGGCGTCGATCTGCGCGGCGACATAATCGTCCCAGGTCACGTCGCGCATCGACGCATCGGCCGATTTCCAGCTGACGACGAACACCGTCAGCCCCTGATCGACCGCCCAGCGGATGAAGCTTTTCTTCGGGCTGAGGTCGAGAATGTAGAAGCGGTTGATCCAAGGCGGAAAGATGACCAGCGGCGTTTCCAGCACCTCGGTCGTCGTCGGCGCATATTGGATCAGTTCGTAGAGCCGCGTGCGCTTGACGACCTTGCCGGGCGTGGTGGCAAGGTTCTTCCCCAGCTCGAACGCGCCCGGGGCGACATGGCTGAGCTGGCCCTGACGCAGATCCTTGAGCAGATGCTCCAGCCCGCGCAGCAGATTCTCGCCCCCGGTCTCCAGCGTCTTCTTCATCACCAGCGGGTTGGTGAAAACGAAGTTGGACGGGCTGAGCGCATCCATCATCGTGCGCGTCGCAAAGCGCAGCTTTTCGCGCTCCTGCGGCTCGACTCCCTCGATCAGATCGACCCCGCGCAACAGATGGTCGCCGATCAGCAGATACATTTGCCGGATCAGGTCATAGGTCGGATGGTCGCGCCATTCGGGCGCATCGAACCGCCGGTCGGCCCGCGCCGGTGGCGCGCCGCCCGCCTCACCCGCCAGCCCGCCGCCCAGCGCACAGGTCCACAGCTTGAGCGCGTCCATCCAGAAATCCCCGGCCGCGCGGGCCAGCGCGGCGGCATCGCCCATGCCGCCCAGCCCCGGCATGGCGAGCGGCACGGGAGCCAGAGAGGCGGCGGCCAGCGCGCCCCCCGGCGGCGGGGTCTCGGCCACCTTCAGCATCGTCTCGACGCCATGTTCGAGCATCAGCTGCTGGGCACGGCCGATCACCCAGGTCCAGCGCTGCAGCTCCTCGAGCGTCGGGGCGGCGGAATCGTGCGTCTGGCTGGCCATGGACCTTCCTGTGCTCGCTGCGGGTCGCGGGCCAGTCTAGCCCCGGCATCGGCAAAGGTCATGCGCGATTTGGGCGGGGTGGGGGTGCGGGCCGGTGCCGCGACAGACAAAAACCCCCGGTGCCGTCCTTCCCGATCAACCCCGCGCCACAAACCTCACAGCATCGCGGCGATCAGGGTCAGCGTTCCCAGGCCAAGCGACAGCGGCACCCGGAGCGCGAGCCAGCCCGCCGGGGCGATGCCGCGCGCGACCAGCCGCAGGTCGACGGCAAGGGCGGCGATCAACGATCCGCCGATCAGCACCAGCGACGGTCCCGGCCAGCGCGCGCCGATCGACCAGGGAATGGCGCTGGCGAGCGCGATCAGCGAAGGCGCGACAGCGGCGATCCACAGCCATGGCGGCGCACCGGCGGGCGCGCGCGCACCGAGCCCCCACCACAAACCGCCCAGAAAACTGAGAATGAGCGCTGCATAGGCGTAGGCGAGAGCCAGCGCGGTGAAGCGCCAGTCCAGCCCGCCGACCAGCAGCGCCGCCACCGCGAACAATTGCGGCAGCAGCCCGGACAGCCCGAGCAGGCGGGCAAGCGGCGGCAGTTCACCGGGTGCGGGCGGGACGGGAGCGGTCATGCCCCTTGGTAGAAAGCCGTCAGGCCGCGCTCAAGCCCGGTTATCGCGCGCCTGCGGCGACGCAGAGAGCGGGGGCTTCACCCGCGCCGCTGCTGCCGATACACGGTCGACATGGACAACGACTTCTACCGCATCAAGCGGCTGCCGCCCTATGTCATCGCCGAAGTCAATGCGATGCGTGCGGCCGCACGTGCGGCGGGAGAAGACATCATCGATCTGGGGATGGGCAATCCCGATCTGCCGCCCCCGCCGCATGTGATCGAAAAGCTGTGCGAGGTGGCGCGCAAGCCCGACGCCCATGGCTATTCGGCGTCGAAGGGCATTCCGGGGCTGCGGCGCGCCCATGCCGCCTATTATGGCCGGCGGTTCGGCGTCGATCTGGATCCGGAGCGCGAGGTGGTCGTGACCCTCGGGTCCAAGGAAGGGCTGGCCAACCTGGCCCAGGCGATCACCGCGCCCGGCGATGTCGTGCTGGCGCCCAACCCGTCCTATCCGATCCACACTTTCGGCTTCATCATCGCCGGGGCGACGATCCGTTCGGTGCCGACGACGCCCGACGAACGCTATTTCGAGGCGCTGGAGCGCGCGGTGAAGTTCACCGTGCCCAAGCCGTCGGTGCTGGTCATGGGCTATCCGTCCAACCCGACCGCCGAGACGGTCGATCTCGCCTTTTACGAACGTGTCGTGGCCTTTGCGCGCGAACACCGGCTGTGGATCCTGTCGGATCTCGCTTATTCCGAAATCTATTTCGACGATGACAAGCCGACCCCGTCGATCCTGCAGGTCAAGGGCGCGAAGGACGTGGCGGTCGAGTTCACGTCCATGTCCAAGACCTATTCGATGGCCGGCTGGCGCATCGGCTTTGCGGTCGGCAATCCGGTGCTGATCGCCGCGCTCACCCGCGTCAAATCCTATCTCGATTATGGCGCGTTCACGCCGATCCAGGCGGCGGCGGTCGCGGCGCTCAACGGGCCGCAGGACATTATCGAGCAGAACCGGCAGCTTTACCGCAAGCGCCGCGACGTGCTGGTCGAAAGCTTCGGCCGCGCGGGCTGGGACATTCCGGTGCCCAAGGCGAGCATGTTCGCCTGGGCACCGCTGCCGCCCGCGCTTGCCCATATGGGCAGTCTGGAGTTTTCCAAGCAGCTGCTGACCCATGCCGGCGTCGCAGTGGCGGCCGGCGTCGGCTATGGCGAGGAGGGCGAAGGCTTTGTGCGCATCGCCA from Sphingomonas changnyeongensis encodes:
- a CDS encoding LL-diaminopimelate aminotransferase, with protein sequence MDNDFYRIKRLPPYVIAEVNAMRAAARAAGEDIIDLGMGNPDLPPPPHVIEKLCEVARKPDAHGYSASKGIPGLRRAHAAYYGRRFGVDLDPEREVVVTLGSKEGLANLAQAITAPGDVVLAPNPSYPIHTFGFIIAGATIRSVPTTPDERYFEALERAVKFTVPKPSVLVMGYPSNPTAETVDLAFYERVVAFAREHRLWILSDLAYSEIYFDDDKPTPSILQVKGAKDVAVEFTSMSKTYSMAGWRIGFAVGNPVLIAALTRVKSYLDYGAFTPIQAAAVAALNGPQDIIEQNRQLYRKRRDVLVESFGRAGWDIPVPKASMFAWAPLPPALAHMGSLEFSKQLLTHAGVAVAAGVGYGEEGEGFVRIAMVENEQRIRQAARQIRAYFRSVGMNVPGPGGRG